One genomic region from Clarias gariepinus isolate MV-2021 ecotype Netherlands chromosome 20, CGAR_prim_01v2, whole genome shotgun sequence encodes:
- the LOC128508556 gene encoding gamma-crystallin M2-like, with product MQGLNQSKQQSTSRKQPGQTKSANMTMGKVIFYEDRNFMGRSYECTGDCSDMHSYMSRCHSCRVESGCWMVYDRTNFMGNQYFMRRGEYADYMSMWGWGNNCIRSCRMIPMYRGSYRMKVYERENFMGQTMDVMDDCDSFMDRYNWSNSFMSCNVMDGHWLMYEHPHYRGRMWYFRPGEYRNFRDYGGMRFMSMRRIMDSWY from the exons ATGCAGGGGTTAAACCAGTCAAAACAGCAGTCGACCAGCAGAAAACAGCCTGGACAAACTAAATCTGCCAACATGACCATGGGAAAG GTTATCTTCTATGAGGACAGGAACTTCATGGGGCGCTCCTATGAGTGCACCGGTGATTGTTCCGATATGCACTCTTACATGAGCCGCTGCCACTCCTGCAGGGTGGAGAGCGGATGCTGGATGGTCTACGACCGCACCAACTTCATGGGAAACCAGTATTTCATGAGGAGGGGCGAGTATGCTGACTACATGAGCATGTGGGGCTGGGGCAACAACTGCATCAGGTCCTGCCGCATGATCCCCATG TACAGAGGATCGTACAGAATGAAGGTCTATGAGAGGGAGAACTTCATGGGTCAGACGATGGACGTGATGGACGACTGTGATTCCTTCATGGATCGCTACAACTGGTCCAACAGCTTCATGTCCTGCAACGTGATGGACGGCCACTGGCTCATGTATGAGCATCCTCACTACAGAGGCAGGATGTGGTACTTCAGGCCTGGAGAGTACAGAAACTTCAGGGACTACGGTGGCATGAGGTTCATGAGCATGAGGCGCATCATGGACTCCTGGTATTAA
- the LOC128508566 gene encoding gamma-crystallin M2-like: MAKVIFYEDRNFMGRSYECTGDCSDMHSYMSRCHSCRVESGCWMVYDRTNFMGNQYFMRRGEYADYMSMWGWGNNCIRSCRMIPMYRGSYRMKVYERENFMGQTMDVMDDCDSFMDRYHWSNSFMSCNVMDGHWLMYEHPHYRGRMWYFRPGEYRNFRDYDGMRFMSMRRIMDSWY; the protein is encoded by the exons ATGGCCAAG GTTATCTTCTATGAGGACAGGAACTTCATGGGGCGCTCCTATGAGTGCACCGGTGATTGTTCCGATATGCACTCTTACATGAGCCGCTGCCACTCCTGCAGGGTAGAGAGCGGATGCTGGATGGTCTACGACCGCACCAACTTCATGGGAAACCAGTATTTCATGAGGAGGGGCGAGTACGCTGACTACATGAGCATGTGGGGCTGGGGCAACAACTGCATCAGGTCCTGCCGCATGATCCCCATG TACAGAGGATCGTACAGAATGAAGGTCTATGAGAGGGAGAACTTCATGGGTCAGACGATGGACGTGATGGACGACTGTGATTCCTTCATGGATCGCTACCACTGGTCCAACAGCTTCATGTCCTGCAACGTGATGGACGGCCACTGGCTCATGTATGAACATCCTCACTACAGAGGCAGGATGTGGTACTTCAGGCCTGGAGAGTACAGGAACTTCAGGGACTATGATGGCATGAGGTTCATGAGCATGAGGCGCATCATGGACTCCTGGTATTAA
- the LOC128508560 gene encoding gamma-crystallin M2-like, whose protein sequence is MGRVIFYEDRNFMGRSYECTSDCSDMHSYMSRCHSCRVESGCWMVYDRTNFMGNQYFMRRGEYADYMSMWGWGNNCIRSCRMIPMYRGSYRMKVYERENFMGQTMDVMDDCDSFMDRYHWSNSFMSCNVMDGHWLMYEHPHYRGRMWYFRPGEYRNFRDYDGMRFMSMRRIMDSWY, encoded by the exons ATGGGCAGG GTTATCTTCTACGAGGACAGGAACTTCATGGGGCGCTCCTATGAGTGCACCAGTGATTGTTCCGATATGCACTCTTACATGAGCCGCTGCCACTCCTGCAGGGTGGAGAGCGGATGCTGGATGGTCTACGACCGCACCAACTTCATGGGAAACCAGTATTTCATGAGGAGGGGCGAGTACGCTGACTACATGAGCATGTGGGGCTGGGGCAACAACTGCATCAGGTCCTGCCGCATGATCCCCATG TACAGAGGATCGTACAGAATGAAGGTCTATGAGAGGGAGAACTTCATGGGTCAGACGATGGACGTGATGGACGACTGTGATTCCTTCATGGATCGCTACCACTGGTCCAACAGCTTCATGTCCTGCAACGTAATGGACGGCCACTGGCTCATGTATGAGCATCCTCACTACAGAGGCAGGATGTGGTACTTCAGGCCTGGAGAGTACAGGAACTTCAGGGACTATGATGGCATGAGGTTCATGAGCATGAGGCGCATCATGGACTCCTGGTATTAA
- the LOC128508565 gene encoding gamma-crystallin M2-like has protein sequence MFKVIFYEDRNFMGRSYECTGDCSDMHSYMSRCHSCRVESGCWMVYDRTNFMGNQYFMRRGEYADYMSMWGWGNNYIRSCRMIPMYRGSYRMKVYERENFMGQTMDVMDDCDSFMDRYHWSNSFMSCNVMDGHWLMYEHPHYRGRMWYFRPGEYRNFRDYDGMRFMSMRRIMDSWY, from the exons ATGTTcaag GTTATCTTCTATGAGGACAGGAACTTCATGGGGCGCTCCTATGAGTGCACCGGTGATTGTTCCGATATGCACTCTTACATGAGCCGCTGCCACTCCTGCAGGGTGGAGAGCGGGTGCTGGATGGTCTACGACCGCACCAACTTCATGGGAAACCAGTATTTCATGAGGAGGGGCGAGTACGCTGACTACATGAGCATGTGGGGCTGGGGCAACAACTACATCAGGTCCTGCCGCATGATCCCCATG TACAGAGGATCGTACAGAATGAAGGTCTATGAGAGGGAGAACTTCATGGGTCAGACGATGGACGTGATGGACGACTGTGATTCCTTCATGGATCGCTACCACTGGTCCAACAGCTTCATGTCCTGCAACGTGATGGACGGCCACTGGCTCATGTATGAGCATCCTCACTACAGAGGCAGGATGTGGTACTTCAGGCCTGGAGAGTACAGGAACTTCAGGGACTATGATGGCATGAGGTTCATGAGCATGAGGCGCATCATGGACTCCTGGtattaa
- the LOC128508552 gene encoding gamma-crystallin M2-like: MNMGKVIFYEDRNFMGRSYECTGDCSDMHSYMSRCHSCRVESGCWMVYDRTNFMGNQYFMRRGEYADYMSMWGWGNNCIRSCRMIPMYRGSYRMKVYERENFMGQTMDVMDDCDSFMDRYHWSNSFMSCNVMDGHWLMYEHPHYKGRMWYFRPGEYRNFRDYDGMRFMSMRRIMDSWY; this comes from the exons ATGAACATGGGAAAG GTTATCTTCTATGAGGACAGGAACTTCATGGGGCGCTCCTATGAGTGCACCGGTGATTGTTCCGATATGCACTCTTACATGAGCCGCTGCCACTCCTGCAGGGTGGAGAGCGGGTGCTGGATGGTCTACGACCGCACCAACTTCATGGGAAACCAGTATTTCATGAGGAGGGGCGAGTACGCTGATTACATGAGCATGTGGGGCTGGGGCAACAACTGCATCAGGTCCTGCCGCATGATCCCCATG TACAGAGGATCGTACAGAATGAAGGTCTATGAGAGGGAGAACTTCATGGGTCAGACGATGGACGTGATGGACGACTGTGATTCCTTCATGGATCGCTACCACTGGTCCAACAGCTTCATGTCCTGCAACGTGATGGACGGCCACTGGCTCATGTATGAGCATCCTCACTACAAAGGCAGAATGTGGTACTTCAGGCCTGGAGAGTACAGGAACTTCAGGGACTATGATGGCATGAGGTTCATGAGCATGAGGCGCATCATGGACTCCTGGTATTAA